The Mercurialis annua linkage group LG2, ddMerAnnu1.2, whole genome shotgun sequence genome contains a region encoding:
- the LOC126667211 gene encoding uncharacterized protein LOC126667211: MAFNTPDYELPSSPYYLHPSENPSLILVSPLMNGQNYHSWARSMCMCLLSKNKLKFVDGSIAVPAKSDSLFSVWERCNTMVLSWILRSLTPSIAQSILWIDNALDVWKDLHDRFSQGNVTRISDLQEEIYSFKQNNLSVTDYFTHLKMLWDELSNMRMIPVCMCIPQCHCNALTLVKDYQEADCVIRFLKGLNEGYSVIRTQVLMLEPLPKINKVFSLALQHERELGIGSNVSQTIDPHVFAAQSNSFNRQSYNGNRGQNNRFFRPPMGSNSGQNVQGGQKKFYTNPNIGKPMCSHCGFSGHTVDICFKKHGYPPGYKPRYKPQTYVNQVGEMVINEQEDSYGLEQAYSYEDCGYEGQQVYGNETGFGYDKTMAQGQVQDKNIATHSANASNVNSAPPITQDQYAQLMSLL, from the coding sequence ATGGCTTTTAATACACCAGATTATGAATTACCTTCAAGTCCTTATTATTTGCATCCTAGTGAAAATCCTTCACTGATCTTGGTTTCACCATTAATGAATGGGCAGAATTATCATTCATGGGCTAGGTCTATGTGTATGTGTTTGCTTTCAAAGAACAAATTGAAGTTTGTTGATGGCAGTATAGCAGTTCCAGCAAAGAGTGattctttattttctgtttGGGAGCGTTGCAACACTATGGTACTTTCTTGGATTCTAAGGTCTTTAACTCCTTCTATTGCTCAAAGTATTCTTTGGATAGACAATGCTTTAGATGTCTGGAAAGATTTGCATGATAGGTTTTCTCAAGGGAATGTTACTAGGATTTCTGATTTACAAGAGGAGATTTATagttttaagcaaaacaatcTTTCAGTCACTGACTATTTTACTCATTTAAAGATGTTATGGGATGAGTTATCTAATATGAGAATGATTCCAGTTTGTATGTGTATTCCTCAATGCCATTGCAATGCTTTAACTCTGGTTAAAGACTATCAAGAAGCAGATTGTGTAATAAGGTTTTTAAAAGGATTGAATGAAGGTTATTCTGTTATTAGAACTCAGGTTTTAATGTTAGAACCTTTACCTAAGATCAACAAAGTATTTTCTTTAGCTTTGCAGCATGAAAGAGAATTAGGAATTggatcaaatgtttcacaaacTATTGACCCTCATGTTTTTGCTGCTCAGTCTAATTCTTTTAATAGACAGTCTTATAATGGTAATAGAGGTCAGAATAATAGGTTTTTTAGGCCTCCAATGGGTTCTAATTCTGGACAGAATGTACAAGGAGGACAAAAGAAATTTTATACTAATCCTAATATTGGTAAACCTATGTGTAGTCATTGTGGTTTTTCTGGTCATACTGTTGATATATGCTTCAAGAAGCATGGTTATCCTCCTGGTTATAAACCTAGGTATAAGCCTCAGACTTATGTTAATCAAGTTGGAGAAATGGTTATTAATGAACAAGAAGATAGTTATGGTTTAGAGCAGGCTTATTCTTATGAAGATTGTGGTTATGAAGGACAACAGGTTTATGGTAATGAAACTGGTTTTGGTTATGACAAAACTATGGCTCAAGGTCAAGTTCAGGATAAAAATATTGCAACTCATTCCGCTAATGCGTCAAATGTTAACTCTGCACCTCCTATAACTCAAGATCAGTATGCACAGTTGATGTCTCTTCTATAA